One window of Psychrobacillus sp. FSL H8-0483 genomic DNA carries:
- a CDS encoding ABC transporter ATP-binding protein — MSIILEARSMNKKVELGQENELHILKDVNLEIEKGEFVSIMGPSGSGKSTLLYNISGMDRITSGSVKFNGSEIGSLKEEELAKIRLNHMGFIFQDINLLKNLSLIDNVMFPALVSKDADKNAVYQKAEKLLKMTGIEKLADNNITQASGGQLQRVGICRALINDPDIIFGDEPTGALDSKSTEEIMSILAGINKKGTTVMLVTHDAKVAAKTERVLFMVDGNLVAQKKMSKYDAQHDDMKKREESIMKWLVENGF; from the coding sequence ATGAGCATTATATTAGAAGCAAGAAGTATGAACAAAAAAGTAGAATTAGGGCAAGAAAATGAGCTTCATATCTTAAAGGATGTAAACTTGGAGATAGAAAAAGGTGAATTCGTTTCGATTATGGGTCCATCCGGAAGCGGAAAATCAACACTCCTATATAATATAAGCGGAATGGATAGAATTACTTCTGGTAGTGTGAAATTTAATGGCAGTGAAATCGGCAGTCTTAAAGAAGAAGAGTTGGCAAAGATTCGACTGAATCACATGGGATTTATCTTTCAGGATATTAATCTATTAAAGAATCTGTCATTGATTGACAATGTTATGTTTCCTGCTCTTGTATCAAAAGATGCGGATAAAAATGCAGTATATCAAAAAGCAGAAAAACTGCTTAAAATGACAGGAATTGAAAAGCTTGCAGATAATAATATCACTCAGGCATCTGGTGGACAGCTGCAGAGAGTCGGCATCTGCAGAGCATTGATAAATGATCCGGATATCATATTTGGAGACGAACCGACCGGAGCATTAGATTCCAAATCGACAGAAGAGATTATGTCAATTCTTGCAGGGATTAATAAAAAAGGGACAACCGTAATGCTCGTTACGCATGATGCTAAGGTGGCAGCAAAAACCGAAAGAGTATTGTTTATGGTAGATGGAAATCTTGTTGCACAGAAGAAAATGAGTAAATACGATGCGCAGCATGACGATATGAAGAAAAGAGAAGAAAGCATTATGAAATGGTTAGTGGAAAATGGATTCTAA
- a CDS encoding ABC transporter permease, which yields MFLKIVKNDFYRKKIITVTVFAFITMAVILAASAINNIANLIQSMSDLQERAVPADITQMHSGEFDQAEIDRFTEAQRENIAMQETMVLLTLDGSNIHFGNNQTMAGTVQDISFVVQNKKFDFILDLDNEKLDVKEREVAVPIYFMQQYDLKIGDTITVKSGEYENEFVISDYARDYEMNSSLTSSKRFVINQADYNAMFLKQAGELEYMIEFKLHENGDSQAVQTAYIEGGLPANGPTVGGKIFLMFNVMSDVAVAMVIILISILLIIIAMLCIRLTFLATIDEDLREIGVMKAIGISKKDIKKVYLNKYRVMSVAAGIIGYLLSFAVVNLLIGNMRLYISSDLSGNLKYILSLIAPLLVYFLIMMYCQKVLKGIDKISAVEALRSDIMERGKNRKYSFPLLKNKFFSTNIYMGLRDVWKRFKLYRLLFFIFIICTFIVILPINIFNTMNSSEFSTYMGIGKSDMRIDLRKTDTITEDFKKLQEELKNDSDFEKYAAYITSSYQVKNAEDSWDYINIEIGDFSVFPLKYLEGRAPQAEGEISLSFANTSKDGLNKKVGDEVVLKVAGAEKTLKVTGIYQDITNGGKTAKAPSGLGLNEDSVLWYIVSMDVAQSVDVREKMDYYQNTYDSAQVNDIKEYTVQTLGNIIDQMSLIVIGGIAIAVIIAVLITALFLRMLLSKDMSQIAIMRSMGLTSKNIKHQYMAGTMMVLILGIIVGVLAANFLGEFLVSMAMSSMGAAKIELVNVVWQTWLLCPLALIVVVGITISVCCKVTGEDDLSVVLRS from the coding sequence TTGTTTTTAAAAATTGTTAAGAATGATTTTTACAGGAAGAAAATCATAACTGTGACAGTGTTTGCATTTATCACTATGGCAGTTATTTTGGCTGCTAGTGCAATAAATAACATTGCCAATCTGATTCAGTCGATGTCGGACCTGCAGGAACGTGCAGTACCAGCTGACATAACGCAGATGCATTCTGGAGAATTTGATCAGGCAGAAATAGATAGATTTACAGAAGCACAGCGTGAGAATATAGCGATGCAAGAGACAATGGTTCTTCTGACTTTGGATGGAAGTAATATTCATTTCGGCAATAATCAAACGATGGCTGGAACTGTACAGGATATTTCATTTGTTGTACAGAATAAAAAATTTGACTTTATATTGGACTTAGATAATGAAAAACTGGATGTAAAGGAAAGGGAAGTGGCGGTTCCCATCTATTTCATGCAACAATATGACTTAAAAATAGGTGATACGATTACGGTGAAAAGCGGAGAGTATGAGAATGAGTTTGTCATTTCAGATTATGCAAGAGATTATGAGATGAACTCTTCTCTTACTTCTTCGAAACGGTTTGTAATTAATCAGGCAGACTATAATGCAATGTTTTTAAAGCAGGCCGGGGAACTGGAATATATGATCGAATTCAAACTGCATGAAAACGGGGACTCTCAGGCTGTTCAGACTGCATATATCGAAGGAGGTCTTCCTGCAAATGGTCCTACAGTCGGAGGAAAGATATTTCTGATGTTTAATGTCATGTCAGATGTGGCAGTCGCAATGGTCATTATACTTATCAGTATTCTCCTGATTATTATAGCTATGCTCTGTATCAGACTTACGTTCTTGGCAACGATTGATGAAGATTTAAGAGAAATCGGTGTGATGAAAGCGATAGGAATATCCAAAAAAGATATAAAGAAGGTATATCTTAATAAATACAGAGTCATGTCAGTAGCAGCCGGTATAATAGGCTATCTGCTTTCCTTTGCAGTGGTAAATCTGTTAATCGGTAATATGAGACTTTACATTTCTTCGGATTTATCAGGAAACTTAAAATATATACTATCTCTTATAGCTCCCTTATTGGTATATTTCTTGATTATGATGTACTGCCAGAAAGTACTGAAAGGAATCGATAAGATTTCTGCGGTGGAAGCATTACGTTCAGATATCATGGAGCGTGGAAAGAACCGAAAATATAGTTTTCCACTGCTTAAGAACAAATTTTTCAGCACCAATATTTATATGGGACTTAGGGATGTATGGAAACGATTCAAATTATACAGGCTACTGTTCTTTATTTTTATCATATGTACGTTTATTGTAATACTTCCTATAAATATTTTTAACACCATGAATTCATCGGAATTTTCCACTTACATGGGAATAGGAAAATCCGACATGCGAATCGATCTTCGAAAGACAGATACAATTACAGAAGATTTTAAAAAGCTGCAGGAAGAACTGAAGAATGATTCGGATTTTGAAAAGTATGCCGCTTACATCACAAGTTCCTATCAGGTTAAAAATGCGGAAGATTCCTGGGACTATATTAATATTGAAATCGGAGATTTTTCCGTATTTCCATTAAAATATCTCGAAGGGAGAGCACCACAGGCTGAAGGGGAAATCTCACTTTCCTTTGCCAATACGTCAAAAGATGGATTAAACAAGAAAGTGGGAGATGAAGTAGTATTAAAAGTTGCCGGGGCAGAAAAGACTTTGAAAGTAACTGGTATTTATCAAGATATTACAAATGGTGGGAAAACAGCAAAGGCGCCTTCCGGTCTAGGTTTAAATGAAGATTCCGTTCTTTGGTATATTGTGAGCATGGATGTGGCTCAAAGCGTCGATGTTCGTGAGAAAATGGACTACTATCAGAATACCTATGATTCTGCGCAGGTAAATGATATCAAAGAGTATACAGTGCAGACTCTTGGAAATATCATTGATCAGATGAGCCTGATTGTTATAGGTGGAATCGCAATAGCAGTGATTATTGCCGTTTTGATAACTGCATTATTCCTTCGGATGCTATTATCAAAGGATATGTCTCAGATTGCAATCATGCGAAGTATGGGATTAACTTCTAAAAATATTAAACATCAATATATGGCAGGAACTATGATGGTACTGATTTTGGGAATCATAGTTGGAGTGCTGGCTGCGAATTTTCTAGGGGAATTTCTTGTAAGTATGGCAATGTCCTCTATGGGAGCCGCAAAAATTGAATTAGTTAATGTTGTATGGCAGACTTGGCTGCTATGTCCGTTAGCATTGATTGTAGTCGTTGGAATTACTATTTCTGTGTGCTGTAAGGTAACAGGAGAAGATGATTTATCTGTAGTTTTAAGAAGTTAG